A section of the Spirochaeta isovalerica genome encodes:
- the fliJ gene encoding flagellar export protein FliJ yields MKRFEFSLETVLHLRESQEREWENKLASVTGECARLRREIGGFKEEKSRCALENTLRDVNSLMAVANYQALMDRKADEARRKLSLKEKERERVLKDFIEASKKRKILDKLKEKQHDEYHHERNKYEEKMNDDLNISRRARVNGG; encoded by the coding sequence ATGAAGAGGTTTGAATTTTCCCTCGAAACCGTATTGCATCTCCGGGAAAGCCAAGAGCGGGAATGGGAGAATAAACTCGCTTCAGTTACCGGCGAGTGTGCCCGCCTGCGCAGAGAAATCGGCGGATTCAAAGAGGAAAAAAGCCGTTGCGCCCTTGAAAACACTCTACGCGATGTTAACAGCCTTATGGCTGTAGCCAATTATCAGGCTCTCATGGACAGGAAAGCCGATGAAGCGCGACGGAAGCTCTCTCTGAAGGAAAAAGAGAGGGAAAGAGTTCTGAAAGATTTTATAGAAGCTTCCAAAAAAAGGAAAATTCTGGACAAACTGAAAGAGAAACAGCACGATGAATATCATCATGAACGGAATAAATACGAAGAAAAAATGAACGACGACCTGAATATCTCCCGCAGAGCCAGGGTAAACGGAGGATGA
- the flgE gene encoding flagellar hook protein FlgE — MMRSLYSGVSGLQNHQVRMDVIGNNISNVNTIGFKKGRVNFQDMISQSMGGAAKPTEQLGGVNPKQIGLGMAVASIDTIHTQGSLQTTGKTDDVAVQGNGFFIMRSGAKEYYTRAGAFGLDSDGMLVNPANGMLVQGWSAEVVDGQRFINTASDPGDLYIPIGGKDPASATTEVEFACNLDKRMPEIADGAGAAETREGTWSIDKDIYDTFGNVHKLNISFTKVPGVANQWEATVTVDGDAEVDTNTLTNIGAEGNGTNTFLLNFDNLGSLASVEDAQGDAITEGALLIPIAFDVPDTTPDGAGNQIRQLFNLNLGDVGSYTNSITQFAETSSTKAFKQDGYGMGYLDTFKIDQSGIITGVYSNGTNRELGQIALASFVNPGGLEKAGDTTFVVSNNSGDPNIGPSGIAGKGKFIAGALEMSNVDLAEQFTDMIVTQRGFQANSKTITTSDQMLQELLTLKR, encoded by the coding sequence ATGATGCGATCACTATACTCCGGTGTTTCCGGACTTCAGAATCATCAGGTGAGAATGGATGTTATCGGTAACAACATCTCCAACGTCAATACAATCGGTTTTAAGAAGGGACGTGTCAATTTTCAGGACATGATCTCCCAGAGTATGGGCGGTGCCGCGAAACCTACGGAACAGCTTGGCGGTGTAAACCCCAAACAGATCGGTCTCGGTATGGCTGTCGCTTCTATTGATACCATTCATACTCAGGGATCCCTGCAGACAACCGGAAAGACGGACGACGTAGCCGTTCAGGGCAATGGATTTTTCATTATGAGATCCGGAGCCAAAGAATATTATACGAGAGCCGGTGCTTTCGGACTGGATTCAGACGGAATGCTCGTAAATCCCGCTAACGGAATGCTCGTTCAGGGATGGTCTGCCGAAGTTGTCGACGGACAGAGATTTATCAATACCGCTTCCGATCCGGGAGATCTGTACATTCCCATCGGAGGAAAGGATCCCGCTTCGGCCACGACGGAAGTCGAGTTCGCCTGTAACCTCGATAAGAGAATGCCCGAGATCGCCGATGGCGCGGGAGCAGCGGAAACCAGGGAGGGAACCTGGTCCATCGATAAAGATATCTATGACACATTCGGAAATGTTCACAAACTGAACATAAGCTTTACCAAAGTGCCGGGAGTGGCCAATCAGTGGGAAGCGACAGTAACGGTGGACGGTGATGCGGAAGTGGACACCAACACGCTGACCAACATCGGGGCAGAGGGGAATGGGACAAACACGTTCCTTCTCAATTTCGATAACCTCGGATCTCTTGCATCGGTTGAAGATGCCCAGGGCGATGCTATAACGGAAGGCGCTCTGCTCATCCCCATAGCTTTCGATGTGCCCGACACCACTCCCGACGGAGCGGGAAACCAGATCAGACAGTTATTCAATCTGAACCTGGGAGATGTGGGCAGTTATACAAACTCTATCACTCAGTTCGCCGAGACATCGTCCACAAAAGCTTTCAAGCAGGATGGATACGGCATGGGGTATCTCGATACTTTTAAAATCGATCAGAGCGGAATCATAACCGGTGTCTACTCCAACGGAACTAACCGGGAGCTCGGACAGATTGCCCTGGCATCATTTGTTAATCCCGGCGGACTTGAAAAAGCCGGAGATACGACATTCGTCGTTTCCAACAACTCGGGCGATCCCAATATCGGTCCTTCCGGAATCGCCGGTAAAGGTAAGTTCATCGCCGGTGCTCTTGAAATGAGTAACGTGGACCTGGCGGAACAGTTCACTGATATGATTGTAACGCAGAGAGGTTTTCAGGCCAACAGCAAGACCATTACGACATCGGACCAGATGCTTCAGGAACTGCTGACACTGAAAAGGTAA
- the flgD gene encoding flagellar hook assembly protein FlgD, giving the protein MDFSTLMSSTDQSKVSMQVDAFNKTINEGRVKKDGLDKDDFLKILISQLSNQDPTKPLEDKEFIAQMAQFSSLEQMTNMSNEFTKVADRIQSSQALGMLGRTVEIAEGDNLISGKVEAVTGGDFPNILVDGRYFGLESVSRIRE; this is encoded by the coding sequence ATGGATTTTTCAACATTGATGTCATCGACAGATCAATCCAAAGTTTCAATGCAGGTCGATGCATTCAACAAAACCATTAATGAGGGGAGAGTCAAGAAAGATGGGCTTGATAAAGATGATTTTCTTAAGATCCTCATTTCCCAGCTCTCCAATCAGGATCCGACCAAACCTTTGGAAGATAAAGAGTTCATTGCCCAGATGGCTCAGTTCTCCTCATTGGAGCAGATGACAAATATGAGTAATGAGTTTACAAAGGTCGCCGACAGAATCCAGTCCTCCCAGGCTCTGGGAATGCTGGGCCGTACGGTGGAAATTGCCGAAGGCGACAATTTGATAAGCGGAAAAGTCGAGGCTGTAACCGGTGGAGATTTCCCCAACATCCTCGTCGATGGCAGATATTTCGGTCTGGAAAGCGTTTCCAGGATAAGAGAATAA
- a CDS encoding FliI/YscN family ATPase translates to MQILEKYFTVLDSMDSIKCTGTVTKVQGVIIESLGPVAAVGEVCKIEIPRGNREVYAEVVALKGDAVQLMPYDEMHGIELGCKVIATGEMLSVNVSEDMLGRVLDGRGNPIDDKGPIPCCDVYPAMNLPPDSMKRKMIKERIVTGVRAIDGLIPVGRGQRLGIFSGSGVGKSTLLSMIARNTNADINVIALIGERGREVREFIENDLGEEGLKRSVVIVSTSDTPALSRVRGAFVATAVAEYFRDQGKDVMLLFDSVTRFAMSQREIGLAIGEPPASKGYTPSVFTLLPKLLERSGTSDKGSITGIYTVLVEGGDMDDPVADSVRGILDGHIVLSRKLAEKYHYPAIDVLSSISRLEPAITNPAMRKGFGNIRRMLALYTEKEDLINIGAYVKGSNDEIDEAIDKIAEINSFLRQGTHEKAELDRTMDLGADISGIDLFPERIIDEEV, encoded by the coding sequence ATGCAGATTCTTGAGAAGTATTTTACAGTTCTCGACTCAATGGATTCCATTAAATGCACCGGAACAGTTACGAAAGTTCAGGGTGTAATAATCGAGAGTCTCGGTCCAGTGGCCGCTGTAGGCGAGGTCTGCAAAATCGAGATACCCCGCGGGAATCGGGAAGTCTATGCGGAAGTGGTCGCATTGAAGGGAGACGCTGTCCAGCTGATGCCTTACGATGAGATGCACGGCATAGAGCTGGGCTGCAAGGTTATCGCCACCGGGGAAATGCTCAGCGTCAATGTTTCCGAAGATATGCTGGGACGCGTTCTCGACGGCCGGGGAAACCCCATCGATGACAAGGGACCCATTCCCTGTTGCGATGTCTATCCCGCCATGAACCTTCCCCCTGACTCCATGAAGAGAAAAATGATAAAAGAGCGGATCGTTACAGGTGTCCGGGCCATAGACGGGCTGATTCCCGTGGGAAGAGGCCAGAGGCTGGGGATATTCTCCGGCTCCGGCGTCGGAAAATCGACGCTGCTCAGTATGATCGCCCGCAATACCAATGCGGATATCAACGTGATCGCCCTTATCGGTGAAAGAGGCAGGGAAGTCCGGGAGTTTATTGAAAACGACCTCGGAGAAGAAGGTCTCAAGCGTTCGGTCGTTATTGTTTCGACTTCCGATACACCGGCCCTCTCCCGTGTTCGCGGGGCATTTGTCGCCACGGCGGTCGCCGAGTATTTCAGGGATCAGGGAAAGGATGTTATGCTCCTTTTCGATTCCGTGACCCGTTTCGCCATGTCCCAGAGAGAAATCGGCCTGGCCATCGGTGAGCCGCCGGCCTCAAAGGGGTATACGCCGAGCGTGTTCACACTTCTTCCCAAACTGCTTGAGCGCTCGGGAACATCGGATAAAGGGTCCATCACGGGAATCTATACGGTTCTGGTTGAAGGAGGCGATATGGATGACCCCGTAGCGGACTCAGTCCGCGGTATTCTCGACGGTCATATCGTACTTTCCAGAAAATTGGCCGAGAAATATCACTATCCGGCTATTGATGTACTCAGTTCCATTTCAAGGCTGGAACCGGCGATTACCAATCCCGCCATGCGCAAGGGCTTTGGTAATATCAGGCGGATGCTGGCTCTGTATACGGAGAAAGAAGATCTTATCAATATTGGAGCCTATGTCAAAGGCAGTAACGACGAGATTGATGAAGCCATAGATAAAATCGCTGAAATCAATTCATTTCTGCGGCAGGGAACCCATGAGAAAGCGGAACTGGACAGAACCATGGATCTGGGTGCGGATATTTCCGGTATTGATCTTTTCCCTGAACGGATAATCGATGAAGAGGTTTGA
- a CDS encoding flagellar hook-length control protein FliK: MTSTINALIQSGPPDQKSRTTRTESPPLQDGSDSRFKDSLEKAMKGNEAAESEKSRKSAESAAARGEKEIPEGSKKTKSTATEQKISTAKTMENREGIRKPGLKLKTEAVPVEEGEISSDKSASVISEEGEQKKAGSFISKSASENSRHIAKKDLKPAASDENDKTAEQAAAAGLSLAVHDKENPGKILNKKESGEKTEDSDNNNDNVIIPFPRSGDGKMAEATVSQAIHSPKADIPAKEAVSSRKKGKEQPVLTVVDSRTKNSEHRESAQALSKASASMETADQTSKESNQIVLGEQNLDRAAGEESKSFHSRFSENREVMLARELRETGNDQIVKKASFVLKDNNQGEIKLILKPEALGRVKIHLDMNENNLVGKIIVENSRVGQIFENNLSNLSKAFEEAGISSSSIEVTVGDGNGNREGNQSFRDDQPFFSERLKTLDDAVPSVDRMAAGQGTQHINLVV; encoded by the coding sequence ATGACCTCAACGATTAACGCTCTTATCCAATCCGGACCACCGGATCAGAAGAGCCGGACTACCAGAACGGAGAGCCCCCCTTTGCAGGACGGTTCCGATTCCCGTTTTAAAGATTCTCTTGAAAAAGCCATGAAAGGCAATGAAGCAGCAGAATCCGAAAAGAGCAGAAAAAGTGCGGAAAGTGCTGCAGCTCGGGGTGAAAAGGAAATTCCCGAAGGCAGTAAAAAGACAAAATCTACCGCAACTGAACAAAAAATCTCCACTGCAAAAACTATGGAGAACCGGGAAGGAATCAGAAAACCCGGGTTGAAACTGAAGACAGAAGCTGTTCCGGTTGAGGAAGGGGAGATTTCTTCTGATAAGTCTGCATCTGTTATCTCTGAAGAGGGAGAGCAAAAGAAGGCAGGCTCTTTCATCTCTAAATCTGCATCGGAGAATTCCCGGCACATAGCCAAAAAAGATTTGAAACCAGCTGCGTCGGATGAGAATGATAAAACTGCCGAGCAAGCTGCAGCCGCCGGCTTGTCCCTTGCTGTTCATGATAAGGAAAATCCCGGGAAAATACTGAATAAGAAAGAATCCGGGGAAAAGACTGAGGATTCTGACAATAACAATGATAATGTGATCATTCCCTTTCCCAGGTCGGGAGATGGAAAAATGGCTGAAGCAACAGTTTCCCAGGCGATTCATTCTCCAAAAGCCGATATCCCGGCCAAAGAGGCTGTTTCCTCCCGCAAAAAAGGGAAAGAACAGCCGGTCTTAACCGTAGTGGATAGCAGGACGAAGAATAGCGAACACCGCGAGAGCGCCCAGGCTTTGAGCAAAGCGTCGGCTTCTATGGAAACGGCTGATCAGACGTCGAAGGAATCGAATCAGATTGTTCTTGGTGAGCAGAATCTTGATCGGGCAGCCGGTGAAGAAAGCAAATCCTTTCACAGCCGTTTCAGCGAAAACAGGGAAGTTATGCTGGCCCGAGAACTGCGTGAAACGGGAAACGATCAGATTGTTAAAAAAGCTTCTTTCGTTCTCAAGGACAATAATCAGGGCGAGATCAAGCTCATCCTCAAACCGGAGGCTCTGGGGCGGGTCAAAATTCATCTGGATATGAATGAAAACAATTTAGTCGGAAAAATTATTGTCGAGAATAGTAGAGTAGGGCAGATATTCGAGAACAATCTGAGCAATCTGTCCAAAGCCTTTGAGGAAGCGGGAATCAGCAGCTCATCCATTGAAGTGACAGTGGGAGACGGAAATGGCAACCGCGAGGGAAACCAGTCCTTCCGTGATGATCAGCCCTTCTTCAGCGAAAGACTGAAAACCCTCGATGATGCGGTTCCCTCGGTCGATCGAATGGCTGCCGGTCAGGGCACACAGCATATCAATCTGGTCGTATAG
- a CDS encoding motility protein A, translating into MDIATIGGFAGGMILLVLSIIVAGNSLGLFIDAASFLIVIVGSLMALMAANPLARTLGMMKFLSNAFNLKVYNKDELIRQLVAFSESARKEGLLSLDDALNDVEDDFMKGGMRLVVDGTDPDVIKKVLYTNLNQIEARHQKGIDFVGGWGTLAPAFGMIGTLLGLIGMMANLEDTASVGPNMAVALITTLYGSLFANLFLAPLKMKLEDRNADEMLVKEIMIEGILSIQSGDNPRILEQKLYTFLPPSERPSGGGGEE; encoded by the coding sequence ATGGATATTGCTACAATAGGCGGATTCGCGGGGGGAATGATCCTTCTCGTATTGAGTATCATAGTCGCGGGTAACTCTCTAGGCCTTTTCATTGATGCGGCTTCATTTCTTATCGTAATCGTCGGATCCCTTATGGCTCTGATGGCTGCCAATCCGCTTGCCCGTACCCTGGGGATGATGAAATTCCTGAGCAATGCCTTTAATCTCAAAGTCTACAATAAAGATGAACTGATCCGTCAGCTTGTCGCATTTTCCGAAAGCGCCCGTAAGGAAGGGCTTCTCTCCCTTGATGACGCCTTGAACGATGTGGAAGATGATTTTATGAAAGGCGGCATGCGTCTCGTCGTCGATGGTACGGACCCGGATGTTATTAAAAAAGTGCTTTATACCAATCTCAATCAGATTGAAGCGAGGCATCAGAAGGGAATTGATTTCGTCGGAGGATGGGGGACTCTCGCTCCGGCGTTCGGAATGATCGGAACACTTCTTGGGCTTATCGGTATGATGGCCAACCTGGAGGATACAGCTTCGGTTGGTCCCAATATGGCCGTTGCCCTCATTACGACACTATACGGTTCGCTTTTCGCCAACCTCTTTCTGGCGCCGTTGAAAATGAAGCTTGAAGACAGAAACGCCGACGAAATGCTGGTCAAGGAAATTATGATCGAGGGGATTCTGTCTATTCAATCGGGAGACAACCCGAGAATCCTCGAACAGAAACTCTATACGTTCCTACCGCCTTCCGAAAGACCTTCGGGCGGCGGCGGAGAAGAGTAA
- a CDS encoding flagellar FlbD family protein — protein MVKVTMMGKYGREFYVNPHQIEYIENNPDTTIVMLSGKKLVVQEEYSVVFDRIVEYRRLIGAFKNEE, from the coding sequence TTGGTAAAAGTCACCATGATGGGTAAATACGGCAGAGAATTCTATGTAAATCCCCATCAGATAGAGTATATTGAAAACAATCCCGATACCACCATTGTTATGCTTTCGGGCAAAAAGCTGGTAGTCCAGGAGGAGTATTCCGTCGTTTTCGACCGCATTGTCGAATACCGGAGGCTGATCGGCGCATTCAAGAATGAGGAGTAG
- the motB gene encoding flagellar motor protein MotB produces MADEQQKCPKCEEGAPEWMTTYGDMVTLLLCFFVILMNPEAIDGHRLDMIMQSFNGLGVLQGGNTLSVGELTELGNNILSMPSQSRGTGLDKARQSAVSMFKPEIKSEKVKVTEDERGLIISLAGDMLFRPASAEVNIEESRVILQKLARILSNPELSDRSFKVEGHADEGPTDPDGPFPTNWELSTARSASVLHYLVDFGADERQFQISGFSSMRPVAPNDSEEGRAFNRRVDVVILSEGHL; encoded by the coding sequence ATGGCAGATGAACAGCAGAAATGCCCGAAATGTGAAGAAGGCGCACCGGAGTGGATGACCACCTACGGGGATATGGTTACCCTGCTTTTGTGCTTCTTCGTAATACTCATGAATCCCGAGGCTATTGACGGGCACCGCCTGGATATGATCATGCAGTCCTTTAACGGGCTGGGCGTACTTCAGGGAGGAAACACTCTTTCGGTCGGAGAATTAACCGAATTGGGGAATAACATACTCTCCATGCCTTCTCAGAGCAGAGGGACGGGGCTGGACAAGGCACGGCAGAGTGCCGTTTCCATGTTCAAACCTGAAATCAAAAGTGAAAAAGTTAAAGTCACCGAGGATGAAAGGGGGTTAATAATATCGCTTGCCGGCGATATGCTGTTCAGGCCCGCTTCCGCCGAAGTGAACATAGAGGAGTCGAGGGTGATTCTTCAGAAGCTGGCGCGGATACTCAGCAACCCCGAGCTTTCCGACCGGTCTTTCAAAGTAGAAGGCCACGCCGATGAAGGTCCCACCGATCCCGACGGTCCTTTTCCGACAAACTGGGAGTTGTCCACAGCCCGCTCGGCCAGTGTTCTTCACTACCTTGTGGATTTCGGGGCCGATGAGAGACAGTTCCAAATCAGCGGTTTTTCTTCCATGAGGCCGGTTGCGCCGAACGATAGTGAAGAGGGAAGAGCCTTCAACCGCCGGGTTGATGTCGTCATTTTATCAGAAGGCCACCTGTAG
- a CDS encoding periplasmic-type flagellar collar protein FlbB encodes MASAAGNVLKIFLLLLLIAVLIVGGAIWFDYLGVIDAKEQLSPVTSLLGLKSPEVLEEVSQPIVLDRERMNMQIEALNLLRDELAKREAAVDLAEAEILQKQTELDEKEKALVEKEKSINDALNRYNNKQTNLEQNARYLEGMPPEDAVSIMMNMENLDVVDVLRTAERLAQEEGRNSLVSYWISLMTPEKGAAIQKLMADEPTVN; translated from the coding sequence ATGGCAAGTGCAGCCGGCAATGTATTGAAAATCTTTCTGCTTTTGCTTCTCATAGCAGTACTGATTGTGGGAGGAGCTATCTGGTTCGATTACCTGGGGGTTATCGATGCCAAGGAACAGTTGTCTCCCGTCACTTCTCTGTTGGGACTCAAATCTCCGGAAGTTCTCGAAGAGGTCTCTCAGCCTATTGTTCTTGACCGGGAGAGAATGAATATGCAGATCGAAGCTCTGAACCTGCTCCGCGATGAACTGGCTAAAAGGGAGGCCGCAGTCGATTTGGCCGAAGCGGAAATCCTCCAGAAACAGACGGAACTGGATGAAAAGGAAAAGGCGCTCGTCGAAAAGGAGAAATCCATAAATGACGCGCTGAACCGCTATAACAATAAGCAGACTAACCTGGAGCAGAATGCCCGTTATCTGGAAGGTATGCCGCCGGAAGACGCGGTAAGCATCATGATGAACATGGAAAATCTCGATGTCGTCGATGTTCTGAGAACAGCAGAAAGGCTGGCGCAGGAAGAGGGGAGAAACTCACTGGTTTCCTACTGGATTTCTCTTATGACTCCGGAAAAAGGCGCGGCGATTCAGAAACTGATGGCAGATGAGCCCACGGTAAACTGA
- the fliH gene encoding flagellar assembly protein FliH, whose amino-acid sequence MAKSVFRPQEIVNLTQQKVKIEAPVFETEVEEVEELEEFEYTGPTAEDLKREADAFKASWEREKQAMIEEAQARAEAIIREAEETAFEEVRKKTDQATAEKQIAEEEALKTRETAEAEAARLRDDTERQIEDFKKDAYDKGYEAGREEGFKSGEAEVARLIERIHTIMNKSIEKRVEIIEEAESQLIDLVLQISRKVIKVVSENQKNVVINNVVQALRKMKSRGDVAIKVNLADLEITTEHTQDFLRMVENVKSITVLEDSSVDKGGCIIETDFGQIDARISSQLKEIEEKILDIVPIKTGIES is encoded by the coding sequence GTGGCAAAAAGTGTATTCAGACCGCAGGAAATAGTGAATCTCACGCAGCAGAAGGTCAAAATAGAAGCCCCCGTTTTCGAAACGGAAGTGGAGGAAGTGGAAGAACTTGAGGAGTTTGAATACACAGGGCCCACAGCGGAAGACCTTAAACGGGAAGCCGATGCTTTCAAAGCCTCGTGGGAACGGGAAAAACAGGCCATGATCGAAGAGGCCCAGGCCCGGGCCGAAGCCATTATCCGGGAAGCCGAGGAAACCGCTTTCGAAGAAGTCCGCAAAAAAACCGATCAGGCTACGGCGGAAAAGCAGATAGCTGAAGAAGAAGCCTTGAAAACCCGGGAAACAGCCGAAGCTGAAGCAGCCCGGCTTCGCGACGATACGGAGCGGCAGATCGAGGACTTTAAAAAAGATGCCTATGACAAAGGCTACGAAGCGGGCCGGGAAGAAGGATTCAAGTCCGGCGAAGCGGAAGTGGCCCGGCTGATCGAAAGAATTCACACGATAATGAACAAGTCGATCGAAAAGAGAGTCGAAATTATCGAGGAAGCGGAATCCCAGTTGATCGATCTGGTCCTTCAGATCTCCCGGAAAGTTATCAAAGTCGTTTCGGAGAATCAGAAAAACGTTGTTATCAACAATGTCGTCCAGGCTCTGAGAAAAATGAAAAGCCGGGGAGATGTGGCCATCAAAGTCAATCTCGCGGATCTGGAAATCACCACAGAGCACACTCAGGACTTTCTGCGGATGGTGGAAAATGTCAAATCCATCACCGTTCTGGAGGATTCCTCCGTGGACAAGGGGGGGTGTATCATCGAAACGGACTTCGGTCAGATCGATGCGAGAATCTCCTCTCAGCTTAAGGAAATCGAAGAGAAAATTCTCGATATCGTGCCTATTAAGACGGGAATTGAGTCTTAA
- the fliM gene encoding flagellar motor switch protein FliM yields the protein MTEVLSQDEIDQLLTAISTGDMDSEDTQQVADRKNIKIYDFKRPDKFSKEQIRTVSIMHETFARLTTTSLSAQLRSLVHVHVASVDQLTYEEFIRSIPSPTALAVINMDPLKGSAILEIDPAITFTIIDRLFGGTGEGSKVNRELSEIEQSVMESIIVRILGNMREAWSQVIDLRPRLGQIETNPQFAQIVPPTEMVVLVTLETKVEDVEGMMNFCIPYLTIEPIISKLSAQYWYSSVRRGATTENLNILRERLATIGVTMVAEVGSMNLPVRDVLSLTQGDIIRLQNTRVTDPMVLKIGNRPKFECRPGVVGSKVAVQITKKLEDVQQDDFEELTVEGEEE from the coding sequence ATGACAGAAGTTTTATCGCAGGATGAAATAGATCAGCTGCTCACGGCCATATCCACGGGGGATATGGACAGCGAGGATACCCAGCAGGTCGCGGACCGGAAAAACATAAAGATCTATGACTTCAAGAGACCGGACAAGTTCTCCAAGGAACAGATCCGTACGGTTTCCATCATGCACGAAACTTTTGCCCGTTTGACGACAACATCGCTTTCCGCTCAGCTGCGATCTCTTGTCCACGTACATGTGGCATCGGTAGATCAGCTGACTTATGAGGAGTTCATAAGGTCTATTCCTTCTCCTACGGCGCTGGCTGTCATCAATATGGATCCCCTCAAGGGATCGGCGATTCTGGAAATTGACCCCGCTATTACTTTCACCATTATCGACCGTCTGTTCGGAGGAACAGGAGAAGGTTCCAAAGTGAACAGGGAGCTTTCGGAAATAGAGCAGTCGGTAATGGAATCGATCATCGTCAGGATCCTGGGAAATATGCGGGAAGCCTGGTCGCAGGTTATCGATCTGAGACCCCGTCTCGGTCAGATAGAGACGAACCCCCAGTTCGCCCAGATCGTACCTCCTACGGAAATGGTCGTTCTGGTTACGCTGGAAACCAAAGTTGAAGATGTCGAGGGGATGATGAACTTCTGTATCCCCTACTTAACCATAGAGCCGATTATATCAAAACTATCCGCACAGTACTGGTATTCATCGGTCCGCCGCGGCGCCACCACTGAAAACCTCAATATTCTGAGGGAAAGGCTGGCTACAATCGGCGTGACCATGGTTGCGGAAGTCGGCAGTATGAATCTTCCGGTCCGCGATGTCCTTTCGCTGACCCAGGGGGATATCATACGGCTTCAGAACACCAGGGTTACTGACCCGATGGTTCTGAAAATCGGTAACCGGCCCAAGTTTGAATGCCGGCCCGGTGTTGTCGGCAGCAAGGTCGCTGTCCAGATAACGAAGAAACTGGAAGATGTGCAGCAGGACGATTTTGAAGAACTGACTGTAGAAGGAGAAGAAGAATGA
- a CDS encoding flagellar basal body-associated FliL family protein: MSDEDVGNAIEEMGDEGFKEAAETKSSKGLSKTLVKLLTYIVGGIIGIILVVTIVVITVKFLDRGDRAQTFKEFSEEYQGKTPPYIYFGMIDQIRTRTADKAPHSVSVKVEIGYNEGDEKLATELTARNPQLTDLVRTYFGSKTAEELLTDEQAIKDELKERINAVLTNGRVESIIFPEYQVFEF; this comes from the coding sequence ATGTCAGACGAAGATGTTGGAAACGCTATTGAGGAAATGGGTGACGAGGGTTTTAAAGAAGCCGCGGAAACCAAATCGAGCAAGGGTCTTTCCAAAACACTTGTAAAACTTCTCACTTATATTGTCGGTGGAATCATCGGGATCATTCTCGTTGTCACCATCGTCGTCATTACGGTCAAATTTCTCGACAGGGGAGACAGAGCCCAGACATTCAAGGAATTCTCCGAAGAGTATCAGGGAAAAACGCCTCCTTACATTTATTTCGGTATGATCGATCAGATCCGGACGCGTACGGCTGATAAGGCACCGCATTCCGTATCGGTAAAAGTGGAAATCGGTTATAACGAGGGTGATGAAAAACTGGCCACCGAACTGACAGCGCGAAACCCGCAGCTGACCGACCTTGTCCGGACCTACTTCGGCAGTAAAACGGCGGAAGAGCTGCTCACCGACGAGCAGGCCATTAAAGACGAGCTGAAAGAGCGAATCAACGCCGTGCTGACCAATGGTAGGGTGGAAAGCATCATTTTTCCCGAATATCAGGTTTTTGAATTCTAG